In one window of Buchnera aphidicola (Cavariella theobaldi) DNA:
- the rpsM gene encoding 30S ribosomal protein S13 — protein sequence MARIAGINIPDNKHTSIALTSIYGIGKTRSKKICYLSNISENSKILDLSDAQIELIRQHVLKYLVEGDLRREKTLNIKRLIDLNCYRGIRHRRGLPVNGQRTKTNARTCKGPRKPIKK from the coding sequence ATGGCACGTATTGCGGGTATTAATATTCCAGATAATAAACATACTTCAATAGCTTTGACTTCAATATATGGTATTGGTAAAACACGTTCTAAAAAAATTTGTTATCTTTCAAACATTTCTGAAAATTCTAAAATTCTAGATTTAAGCGATGCTCAAATAGAATTAATTCGGCAACATGTTTTAAAGTATTTAGTAGAAGGAGATTTAAGAAGAGAAAAGACTTTAAATATTAAGCGTTTAATTGATTTAAATTGTTATCGTGGAATACGTCATCGAAGGGGTCTTCCTGTAAATGGACAAAGAACTAAGACTAATGCTCGAACTTGCAAGGGTCCTAGAAAACCAATAAAAAAATAA
- the rpmJ gene encoding 50S ribosomal protein L36 encodes MKVQASVKVLCRNCRIIRRNNVVRVICSNDPKHKQRQG; translated from the coding sequence ATGAAAGTACAGGCGTCAGTCAAGGTATTATGTCGTAATTGTAGAATCATACGAAGAAACAACGTTGTACGCGTGATTTGTAGTAATGATCCTAAGCATAAACAGCGTCAAGGTTAA